From Acidimicrobiales bacterium, a single genomic window includes:
- a CDS encoding FAD-dependent oxidoreductase, translated as MSAGSAGGGSGGPSSVVIVGASLAGAKAAETLRKEGFDGGVVLVGEETFRPYERPPLSKDLLRGDVGPEKAYVHDESFYADNGIDLRLSCRVESIDVGARRVGLAGGEQVPYDSLLLATGAAPRRVSVPGADLAGVHYLRTLADSESLAAAVRSAGRVAVIGAGWIGSEVAASARQMGAEVSMIEAAPVPLVRVLGPELGAFYRDVHADHGVDLHVGVGLQELRGSGSVEEVVLADGTVIAADVVVVGVGVTPRVELAEAAGLELDNGVVTDQFLAASVPGVYAAGDVASAWHPVLERRVRLEHWSSALNQGPVAARNILGRSTPYEKLPYFFSDQYDVGMEYTGLAMDWDEVVFRGDVGTRE; from the coding sequence ATGAGCGCCGGCTCTGCGGGCGGGGGCTCAGGCGGGCCCTCGTCCGTCGTGATCGTCGGCGCCAGCCTCGCCGGCGCCAAGGCCGCCGAGACCTTGCGCAAGGAGGGGTTCGACGGCGGGGTGGTGCTGGTGGGGGAGGAGACGTTCCGCCCCTACGAGCGCCCCCCGCTGTCGAAGGACCTCCTGCGCGGTGACGTCGGGCCCGAGAAGGCCTACGTCCACGACGAGTCCTTCTACGCCGACAACGGGATCGACCTGCGCCTGTCGTGCCGGGTCGAGTCGATCGACGTGGGGGCGCGTCGGGTCGGCCTGGCCGGCGGGGAGCAGGTGCCGTACGACTCCCTGCTGTTGGCCACCGGCGCCGCCCCCCGCCGGGTCTCCGTCCCCGGCGCCGACCTGGCCGGGGTCCACTACCTGCGCACGCTCGCCGACAGCGAGAGCCTGGCGGCGGCCGTCCGCTCGGCCGGCCGGGTGGCGGTGATCGGTGCCGGCTGGATCGGCAGCGAGGTGGCGGCGTCGGCCCGTCAGATGGGGGCGGAGGTCTCGATGATCGAGGCCGCCCCGGTGCCGCTCGTGCGGGTGCTCGGCCCCGAGCTGGGTGCCTTCTACCGCGACGTCCACGCCGACCACGGCGTCGATCTCCACGTCGGGGTCGGCCTGCAGGAGCTGCGCGGATCCGGCTCGGTGGAGGAGGTGGTGCTGGCCGACGGGACCGTCATCGCAGCCGACGTGGTCGTTGTCGGCGTCGGTGTCACCCCGCGCGTGGAGCTGGCCGAGGCGGCGGGACTGGAGCTCGACAACGGAGTCGTGACCGACCAGTTCCTCGCCGCCAGCGTCCCCGGCGTGTACGCCGCCGGGGACGTGGCCAGCGCGTGGCACCCGGTGCTCGAGCGGCGCGTCCGGTTGGAGCACTGGTCGTCGGCCCTCAACCAGGGCCCGGTGGCGGCGCGCAACATCCTCGGCCGGTCCACCCCCTACGAGAAGCTGCCCTACTTCTTCTCCGACCAGTACGACGTCGGTATGGAGTACACCGGACTCGCCATGGACTGGGACGAGGTGGTTTTCCGCGGCGATGTCGGCACGCGGGAGT